The proteins below come from a single Mangifera indica cultivar Alphonso chromosome 16, CATAS_Mindica_2.1, whole genome shotgun sequence genomic window:
- the LOC123199067 gene encoding F-box/kelch-repeat protein SKIP6 — protein sequence MEPPQTSTPEPLQETLIPAFPNDVALNILARVPRCVHPILASVSKPIRSLISCPFLYATRALLNSSQPSLYLTLRVPSTRSLLFYTLHHSPNRHRPLLVPIPPLPSPPLVGSAVAVVGHILYLIGGSVDDVPSCHVWAFDCRLHTWERAPSMRVAREFPAAGVVDGKVYVIGGCLVDTWAKNKNWAEVFDPETDTWQPVVHTECEVREKWMHASVVIGGKIYAMADRGGVKFDPKEMSWNIVETELDIGWRGRGCVIDGVLYCYDYLGNIRGFDGNMWRDVKGLVEGEGVEKKGLSLPRFLCGATLANVGGNLVVVWEGKGAGEVEIWCAEIEVEKGEGRELWGKILWSNLVLKVPKGSMIVNCAAVTV from the coding sequence ATGGAGCCACCACAAACGTCCACCCCAGAGCCACTGCAAGAAACCCTAATCCCCGCTTTCCCAAACGATGTCGCATTGAACATCCTAGCTCGAGTCCCCCGCTGTGTCCACCCGATTCTCGCCTCCGTCTCCAAGCCCATACGTTCCCTCATATCTTGCCCTTTCCTCTACGCCACACGCGCCCTCCTAAACTCCTCCCAGCCCTCCCTCTACCTCACCCTCCGCGTCCCGTCCACGCGCTCCCTCCTCTTCTACACCCTCCACCATTCTCCCAACCGACACCGACCCCTCCTCGTCCCCATCCCCCCACTCCCCTCACCACCTCTGGTCGGATCCGCCGTTGCGGTAGTCGGCCACATTTTATACCTTATTGGGGGATCCGTCGATGACGTGCCCTCTTGCCACGTGTGGGCCTTCGACTGCCGTCTCCACACATGGGAAAGAGCCCCCAGTATGCGAGTGGCGCGCGAGTTCCCGGCGGCTGGAGTGGTGGACGGTAAAGTGTATGTAATCGGCGGATGTTTGGTGGACACATgggcaaaaaataaaaactgggCAGAAGTTTTCGATCCGGAAACAGACACGTGGCAGCCTGTGGTTCACACTGAGTGTGAAGTACGTGAAAAATGGATGCACGCAAGCGTTGTGATAGGGGGCAAAATTTATGCAATGGCCGATAGAGGTGGGGTGAAGTTTGATCCCAAAGAGATGAGTTGGAACATTGTGGAGACTGAATTAGATATCGGCTGGAGAGGGAGGGGGTGTGTGATTGATGGAGTGTTGTATTGCTATGATTATTTGGGGAATATTCGGGGTTTTGACGGTAACATGTGGAGGGACGTGAAGGGGTTGGTGGAAGGGGAGGGGGTGGAGAAGAAGGGTTTGTCATTGCCGAGGTTTTTGTGCGGAGCAACATTGGCGAATGTGGGAGGGAATTTGGTTGTGGTGTGGGAGGGGAAAGGAGCAGGTGAGGTTGAGATTTGGTGCGCGGAAATTGAGGTGGAGAAGGGTGAGGGTAGGGAGTTGTGGGGGAAGATTTTGTGGTCTAATTTGGTGCTTAAGGTTCCTAAGGGTTCGATGATTGTGAATTGTGCAGCGGTCACAGTGTGA
- the LOC123199068 gene encoding shikimate kinase 1, chloroplastic isoform X2 has translation MEAKVLQKLQYPTRVDLDKFQRKPTGSVKFSRRMREAKWVQVFISADMQHGITSNWKRSVALEVPCTFKSFPGMMGSGKTTVGKALSGMLGYSFFDSDSLIEQAVGGTTVADIFKLYGEGFFRDKETEVLQKLSIMHRLVVSTGGGAVTRTINWEYMHKGVSVFLDVPLEALARRIASVGTNSRPLLHHESGDAYTRAFKRLTTLWEERSTAYNNANARVCLEHIAAKLGHKDVSTLTPAVIAMEVLEQIECFLKDEGEMPF, from the exons ATGGAGGCTAAAGTGTTGCAAAAGTTACAGTATCCCACACGGGTTGATTTGGATAAGTTTCAGAGAAAACCTACTGGTTCTGTGAAGTTTTCTCGGAGAATGAGGGAAGCAAAGTGGGTTCAAGTGTTTATATCCGCTGATATGCAGCACGGTATAACCTCAAACTGGAAGAGATCTGTTGCCTTAGAGGTTCCCTGTACTTTCAAGAGCTTTCCAG GAATGATGGGCTCTGGAAAAACCACTGTGGGCAAGGCTCTGTCTGGAATGCTTGGTTATTCTTTTTTTGACAG TGACTCCTTGATAGAGCAGGCTGTGGGTGGAACTACTGTGGCTGACATATTTAAACTCTATGGAGAGGGTTTTTTCAGAGATAAAGAG ACTGAGGTACTCCAGAAGCTATCTATAATGCATCGACTTGTTGTTTCTACCGGTGGAGGTGCAGTTACACGTACCATCAACTG GGAATATATGCATAAGGGCGTTAGTGTCTTTTTGGATGTACCTTTAGAAGCGTTGGCACGAAGAATTGCATCTGTGGGAACCAATTCTCGCCCCCTTTTGCATCATGAATCAGGCGATGCATACACAAGG GCTTTCAAGCGCTTAACAACTCTTTGGGAAGAGAGGTCTACAGCATATAACAATGCCAATGCTAGGGTTTGCTTGGAAC ATATTGCTGCCAAACTTGGTCACAAAGATGTATCCACTCTCACACCGGCTGTAATTGCAATGGAG GTACTTGAACAAATTGAATGTTTCCTTAAGGACGAGGGCGAGATGCCATTTTAG
- the LOC123199367 gene encoding uncharacterized protein LOC123199367 isoform X2 translates to MGQEMEFSAVCLTPYGQSQLERTSLRELTSLGIKNAENLAIPSIRNDAAFLFTVVGTTGFLGLLAGQLPGDWGFFVPYLIGSISLIVLAVGSISPGLLQAAIQGFSSFFPDYQERVARHEAAHFLTAYLLGLPILGYSLDIGKENVNLIDERLEKLIYSGQLDAKELDRLAVVAMAGLAAEGLQYDKVVGQSADLFTLQRFINRSNPKLRKDQQQNLTRWAVLFAGSLIKNNKAIHEALMEAMTKKAGVVECIETIENAA, encoded by the exons ATGGGCCAAGAAATGGAGTTCTCAGCCGTATGTCTCACGCCGTACGGTCAGTCTCAATTAGAAAGA ACATCTCTCCGCGAGCTGACATCTCTCGGAATAAAAAATGCAGAGAACCTCGCAATCCCTAGCATCAGAAATGAT GCAGCTTTTCTCTTCACGGTGGTGGGAACAACAGGATTTCTGGGTCTTCTTGCTGGCCAACTTCCCGGG GACTGGGGGTTCTTTGTACCATACTTGATCGGAAGCATTTCTTTGATAGTCTTGGCTGTGGGAAGCATTTCACCAGG GCTTCTTCAAGCTGCAATTCAAGGGTTTTCATCGTTTTTTCCAGATTATCAGGAGAGGGTAGCCAGACATGAGGCGGCACATTTCTTAA CTGCCTATTTGCTTGGTCTTCCTATTCTGGGTTATTCTCTGGATATCGGGAAGGAGAATGTCAATCTTATCGATGAAAGGCTAGAGAAACTTATATACAGTGGCCAGCTTGATGCGAAGGAACTTGATAG GTTGGCAGTTGTAGCAATGGCTGGGCTTGCTGCAGAAGGTCTGCAATATGACAAAGTTGTCGGTCAATCTGCCGATCTTTTCACTCTTCAG AGATTTATCAATAGAAGCAATCCAAAGCTTCGCAAAGACCAGCAACAGAATCTTACCAGATGGGCG GTCTTGTTTGCTGGATCactcataaaaaataacaaggCAATTCATGAAGCTCTAATGGAAGCAATGACAAAGAAAGCAGGTGTAGTAGAGTGCATTGAAACAATTGAGAATGCTGCATAG
- the LOC123199046 gene encoding cytochrome P450 78A7 produces MESSSAHYSAQKTPWLLSFFTFPAVANLFDSHVLFPLFLAFLSVALLTWAFAPAGIAWKNGRNSQGRVAIPGLKGVPFFGSLFSLSLGLPHRYLASMAKRRRSTELMAFSLGETPVVVSSHPVISREILTSPHFADRPVKQSARSLMFSRAIGFAPNGAYWRLLRRIASSHLFSPRRISAHEAGRQNDCDVMLRNIANEQKQSGCVSLRKHLQFAALNNVMGSVFGKRYDLERDGNEFEQLREMVREGFDLLGSFNWSDYLPWISFFYDPSRIVERCSKLVPRVQQFVKKIIDEHRHNELKKTSDNGDFVDVLLSLDGDEKLQEDDMIAVLWEMIFRGTDTTALLTEWVMAELVINSDVQAKLQDELNTLVGDRSITDADVARLPYLQAVVKEALRVHPPGPLLSWARLSTSDVQLSNGMLIPANTTAMVNMWAITHDADVWDDPHVFKPERFLQSDVDFRGGDLRLAPFGAGRRVCPGKNLGLAMVTLWVAKLVSRFKWVQATANPVDLTEVLKLSCEMKNPLCAVAEEKKIRV; encoded by the exons ATGGAGTCCTCCTCTGCTCATTACAGCGCTCAGAAAACTCCCTGGCTCTTGAGCTTCTTCACTTTCCCGGCCGTCGCCAATCTTTTTGATTCCCATGTGTTATTTCCTCTGTTTCTCGCTTTTCTCTCCGTTGCCCTGCTTACGTGGGCATTTGCCCCTGCTGGCATCGCCTGGAAAAATGGGAGAAACTCTCAAGGTCGAGTCGCCATTCCTGGACTCAAAGGTGTTCCCTTTTTCGGAAGCTTGTTTTCTTTGAGTCTCGGCTTGCCTCACCGTTATTTGGCTTCGATGGCGAAACGACGTCGTAGCACTGAACTTATGGCGTTCAGTCTTGGCGAGACTCCTGTTGTTGTTTCTTCTCATCCCGTTATTTCTCGTGAGATTTTAACTTCTCCTCACTTCGCTGACCGTCCGGTGAAACAATCAGCTCGTAGCCTCATGTTCAGCCGCGCCATCGGGTTTGCCCCTAACGGCGCTTACTGGCGGCTTCTGAGAAGAATTGCTTCTTCTCATCTTTTCTCTCCCCGCCGCATTTCCGCCCACGAGGCAGGCCGTCAAAACGACTGTGACGTCATGCTTCGAAACATTGCCAATGAACAGAAGCAAAGCGGTTGCGTTTCTTTACGCAAACACCTCCAGTTCGCCGCTTTGAACAATGTCATGGGCAGCGTTTTTGGGAAAAGATACGATTTAGAACGTGACGGAAATGAGTTCGAACAGCTTCGAGAAATGGTGAGAGAAGGGTTCGACCTCTTGGGCTCTTTCAACTGGTCTGATTATCTTCCATGGATCAGCTTCTTTTACGACCCTTCTCGAATCGTTGAACGTTGCTCCAAACTCGTCCCCCGAGTTCAACAATTCGTTAAAAAGATAATTGATGAACACCGACATAATGAGTTGAAGAAAACTTCCGATAATGGAGATTTCGTCGACGTTCTGCTCTCTTTAGACGGCGATGAGAAGCTCCAAGAAGATGACATGATCGCCGTCTTATGG GAGATGATCTTTAGAGGAACTGACACTACGGCTTTGTTGACTGAGTGGGTTATGGCCGAGTTGGTTATCAACTCGGACGTTCAAGCCAAGCTTCAGGATGAACTCAACACCCTGGTAGGCGATCGTTCCATTACGGATGCTGACGTAGCAAGATTACCTTACTTGCAGGCGGTGGTGAAGGAAGCTTTACGGGTCCACCCACCAGGCCCACTTCTCTCTTGGGCAAGGCTGTCCACATCAGATGTCCAGCTCAGCAACGGCATGCTGATTCCTGCCAACACAACTGCCATGGTGAACATGTGGGCCATCACTCACGATGCTGATGTGTGGGATGACCCACATGTGTTCAAGCCAGAGAGGTTCCTGCAATCTGACGTGGACTTCCGAGGTGGTGACTTGAGGCTGGCGCCGTTTGGGGCAGGCCGTAGGGTTTGCCCAGGCAAGAACCTGGGGCTGGCCATGGTGACCCTCTGGGTGGCGAAACTGGTTAGCCGTTTCAAGTGGGTTCAAGCCACCGCTAACCCTGTTGACCTAACCGAGGTGCTGAAGCTGTCGTGTGAGATGAAGAATCCTTTGTGTGCTGTGGCTGAGGAAAAGAAgattagggtttag
- the LOC123199367 gene encoding uncharacterized protein LOC123199367 isoform X1: MNLILHLSKPATLTAFHHQYKYKNSFKLPQIKSSSSSAAPGVDLNTLQSAVDKKDSNAVKEALDQLSEEGWAKKWSSQPYVSRRTTSLRELTSLGIKNAENLAIPSIRNDAAFLFTVVGTTGFLGLLAGQLPGDWGFFVPYLIGSISLIVLAVGSISPGLLQAAIQGFSSFFPDYQERVARHEAAHFLTAYLLGLPILGYSLDIGKENVNLIDERLEKLIYSGQLDAKELDRLAVVAMAGLAAEGLQYDKVVGQSADLFTLQRFINRSNPKLRKDQQQNLTRWAVLFAGSLIKNNKAIHEALMEAMTKKAGVVECIETIENAA; this comes from the exons aTGAACTTGATTCTTCATCTCTCAAAGCCTGCTACATTGACTGCATTTCAccatcaatataaatataaaaactccTTCAAGCTCCCACAAATcaaatcttcttcctcttctgcTGCACCTGGTGTTGATCTCAACACCCTGCAATCCGCTGTTGACAAG AAAGACAGTAATGCAGTTAAGGAGGCGCTTGATCAGCTGAGTGAAGAGGGATGGGCCAAGAAATGGAGTTCTCAGCCGTATGTCTCACGCCGTACG ACATCTCTCCGCGAGCTGACATCTCTCGGAATAAAAAATGCAGAGAACCTCGCAATCCCTAGCATCAGAAATGAT GCAGCTTTTCTCTTCACGGTGGTGGGAACAACAGGATTTCTGGGTCTTCTTGCTGGCCAACTTCCCGGG GACTGGGGGTTCTTTGTACCATACTTGATCGGAAGCATTTCTTTGATAGTCTTGGCTGTGGGAAGCATTTCACCAGG GCTTCTTCAAGCTGCAATTCAAGGGTTTTCATCGTTTTTTCCAGATTATCAGGAGAGGGTAGCCAGACATGAGGCGGCACATTTCTTAA CTGCCTATTTGCTTGGTCTTCCTATTCTGGGTTATTCTCTGGATATCGGGAAGGAGAATGTCAATCTTATCGATGAAAGGCTAGAGAAACTTATATACAGTGGCCAGCTTGATGCGAAGGAACTTGATAG GTTGGCAGTTGTAGCAATGGCTGGGCTTGCTGCAGAAGGTCTGCAATATGACAAAGTTGTCGGTCAATCTGCCGATCTTTTCACTCTTCAG AGATTTATCAATAGAAGCAATCCAAAGCTTCGCAAAGACCAGCAACAGAATCTTACCAGATGGGCG GTCTTGTTTGCTGGATCactcataaaaaataacaaggCAATTCATGAAGCTCTAATGGAAGCAATGACAAAGAAAGCAGGTGTAGTAGAGTGCATTGAAACAATTGAGAATGCTGCATAG
- the LOC123199068 gene encoding shikimate kinase, chloroplastic isoform X1 encodes MEAKVLQKLQYPTRVDLDKFQRKPTGSVKFSRRMREAKWVQVFISADMQHGITSNWKRSVALEVPCTFKSFPASILEPGDFYAPLDEALILKNKSQEIEPYLDGRCIYLVGMMGSGKTTVGKALSGMLGYSFFDSDSLIEQAVGGTTVADIFKLYGEGFFRDKETEVLQKLSIMHRLVVSTGGGAVTRTINWEYMHKGVSVFLDVPLEALARRIASVGTNSRPLLHHESGDAYTRAFKRLTTLWEERSTAYNNANARVCLEHIAAKLGHKDVSTLTPAVIAMEVLEQIECFLKDEGEMPF; translated from the exons ATGGAGGCTAAAGTGTTGCAAAAGTTACAGTATCCCACACGGGTTGATTTGGATAAGTTTCAGAGAAAACCTACTGGTTCTGTGAAGTTTTCTCGGAGAATGAGGGAAGCAAAGTGGGTTCAAGTGTTTATATCCGCTGATATGCAGCACGGTATAACCTCAAACTGGAAGAGATCTGTTGCCTTAGAGGTTCCCTGTACTTTCAAGAGCTTTCCAG CTTCAATATTGGAACCTGGTGATTTTTATGCTCCTCTTGATGAAGCTTTAATTTTGAAG AATAAGTCCCAAGAGATTGAGCCATATTTAGATGGTCGTTGTATATATCTTGTTG GAATGATGGGCTCTGGAAAAACCACTGTGGGCAAGGCTCTGTCTGGAATGCTTGGTTATTCTTTTTTTGACAG TGACTCCTTGATAGAGCAGGCTGTGGGTGGAACTACTGTGGCTGACATATTTAAACTCTATGGAGAGGGTTTTTTCAGAGATAAAGAG ACTGAGGTACTCCAGAAGCTATCTATAATGCATCGACTTGTTGTTTCTACCGGTGGAGGTGCAGTTACACGTACCATCAACTG GGAATATATGCATAAGGGCGTTAGTGTCTTTTTGGATGTACCTTTAGAAGCGTTGGCACGAAGAATTGCATCTGTGGGAACCAATTCTCGCCCCCTTTTGCATCATGAATCAGGCGATGCATACACAAGG GCTTTCAAGCGCTTAACAACTCTTTGGGAAGAGAGGTCTACAGCATATAACAATGCCAATGCTAGGGTTTGCTTGGAAC ATATTGCTGCCAAACTTGGTCACAAAGATGTATCCACTCTCACACCGGCTGTAATTGCAATGGAG GTACTTGAACAAATTGAATGTTTCCTTAAGGACGAGGGCGAGATGCCATTTTAG